The Fusobacterium sp. SYSU M8D902 nucleotide sequence TTAAAGAATAGTATCACTGAAATAGACAATAGTAATAATATATTACAAGATATGATTAGAACAAATATAGAGTTACTTCAAGAGATGGATGTTTTAGAGATAGAAAAAAGCTTAGATCAAGCTGTTAGATGGATAAAAGATAGTAGAAAACTTTATATATTAGGAGCTAGAGGTTCATATGCTTTAGCCTATTATCTATATTTTATGTTAAAGGAATTTAGAGAAGGGGTAGAGTTAATGATATCTGGAGCTTCTGACTTTACAGATAAATTACTATATACTCAGAAAAATGATCTGTTGTTTACAATCTCTTTTCACCCATATACTAACTTTACTTATCAGGTTACAGAGTTCTTTAAGGAGCATGGAAATAAAGTTATAACTGTAACAGATAAAAAAGATTCAACATTGGGAAATATTTCAGATCTAGTATTAACAACTAAAAATGGAGAAAAGGCATATACATTTGTACCAGGGACAGTGATTATAAATGCTCTTTTAATGAAGCTAGGAATGGAAGATAAGGAAAACGTGGTAGATAAGTTGGATAAATTAAAAGAAATTACAGATAGATTTAATATCTATATTGATAAATAAGGAGACGAATATGAAAAGAATAGGTTTTATAGGTTGTGGAAATATGGGAGAGGCTTTTCTAAAAGGGATAATAAACTCTCAATTAGTAGAAAAGGCTGATATTTATGTGTATGATAAATTAAAGGGAGATTATATCTCTAATACTTATCAAGTAAACCAAGCTAAAGAAGAGGTAGAGGTTATTGATAATTGTGATGTTGTATTTTTAGCAATTAAACCAAACGTTTATTTTGATGTGATAGATAAGATAAAAGATTCAGTAAATAGCACGAAAATATTGGTAGCTATGGCTCCTGGAATAACTATGGAAGATATTTTAGAGGAGACAGATAATAGAAATAGTAAGATAGTAAGAACTATGCCAAACCTACCTTTGATGGTTCAAGAGGGATGTATAGCTTATGCTTTTAATGAGAATATTGAAGATGAAGAGAAGGCTTTCTTCAAAGAGTTATTTGAAAAAATAGGAATGGCAATTGAGACAAAAGAGGAGCTATTTGATGCTGTAATAGGAGCTTCAGGTTCATCACCAGCATTTATGTTTATGTTTATAGAAGCATTAGCAGATGCTGCTGTATATGAGGGATTACCAAGAAGTGATGCATATAAATTAGTAGGACAGACTCTAATTGGTTGTGGAAAGATGTTCTTAGAGAGTGGTAAGCATCCTGGAGAGTTAAAGGACAATGTATGTTCACCTGGTGGAACAACAATAGTAGGTGTAAGATATTTAGAAGAGAGTGGTTTTAGAGGAGCGATTATAAAAGCTGCAACTGAAACTATAAAAAAATCTAAGGAAATGAGCCAAAATAGCAATAATAAATAAAAAAATATTTGACAAAATAAAAAATATATGATATTATCTTATGTGCTTGGAAGGTTATCCTAATTGGTAAGGAACCGGTCTTGAAAACCGGCGCCGCAAGGCTTCAGAGTTCGAATCTCTGATCTTCCGCCATAAACGGTGAAGTGGCAGAGTGGCCTAATGCACTCCCCTGCTAAGGGAGAGTACCTATAAACGGTACCGAGAGTTCAAATCTCTCCTTCACCGCCATTTGAATCAAACGGGTAGAGTATCTACCCTTTTTTTATAAAACGCGTTCGTAGCTCAATTGGATAGAGCGTCTGACTACGGATCAGAAGGTTAGGGGTTCGATTCCTCTCGGGCGCGCCATTTATAGTTAAAATGAGAGTATGGACTCTCTTTTTTTATATTGTGATATAGGGGGAAATTTATGTTTGGTATAATTAACTATGGAATGTATATTACATCTAGTATAATTTTAGCTTTGATCCCAGGAACGGATACTGTATTTATATTGGGACAATCTATATCTAATAGTAGAAAATCTGGTATCTATTCAGCATTAGGAGTTTGTTCAGGGATCTTAGTACACACTTTTTTAGCAGCTTTTGGACTGTCTATAATATTAAAAAATTCAATTACTGCATTCAATATTGTGAAGAGTTTAGGAGCACTTTACCTTGTTTATATGGGGATTAAAAGTATAAGATCTAAAGAGGATATGTTGATTAGTGATGGAGAAAAGAGTAAGGAGAATTTAAAAAAATCTTTTGTTCAAGGGGTAATTTCAAATGTTTTAAATCCTAAAGTTGCACTGTTTTTCTTAGCTTTTTTACCACAGTTTGTAGATAATGAAAATACATATGGAGCTTTGCCATTTGCTATTTTAGGATTAACATCATTTATGATCTCTGGAATTTGGTGTGTATCTCTTTCAATTTTTGCATCACTTATCTCAAAATTTCTAAAAAGAAATAAAAATTTTGGAAAGATAATTAATAAAATTTCTGGAACAATTTTTATAATTTTGGGTATAAATTTACTCAAAGCTAAAATAAATGGGTAGTTGCAAAAAAATATAAAATCCTTGACTTTTTGTAAAAAATAACGTATAATTATAAAAGTAATAAAATAAATATTAAAGAAGAAACTACCTGTTTCTCACCTTATGGGCACTAGAAGCTTACACAGGGTTGACTTTTAAAAATGAGAAGTAACATTGTTTATTATAAAAGTTGAGATACAGGGCATAGTTTGTCCTGTTTTTTATTTATAATTAAAATGGAGGTGCTTACTATTACTGATAAAATTAGAATTAATGAAAAAATAAAAGGAAAAGAGTTTAGAATAATCTCATCTTCTGGAGAACAATTAGGAGTTATGAGTGCTAATGCAGCTCTTGACTTAGCAAGACAAGAGGGATTAGACTTAGTTGAGATAGCAGCTACTGCAAAGCCACCTGTATGTAAAATAATGGATTTTGGAAAATACAGATATGAGCAGACAAGAAAAGCTAAAGAAGCTAAGAAAAATCAAAAGCAAACAGTTGTTAAAGAGGTAAAAGTAACAGCTAGAATAGATAGTCATGACTTAGATACAAAAGTATCTCAAATTAAAAAGTTCTTAGAGAAAGAAAATAAAGTAAAAGTAACATTAGTGTTATTTGGAAGAGAGAAAATGCATGCTACATTAGGTGTAGATACACTTGATGAGATAGCAGAAAGATTTGCTGAAATAGCTGAAGCCGATAAAAAATACAACGATAAGCAAAAACATATAATCTTATCACCTAAAAAATAATTAATAATAAAACAGATTTAGATATTTGAGAGGAGGACATTATTATGCCAAAAATGAAGACTCATAGAGGAGCTAAAAAAAGAATTAAAGTTACAGGAACAGGTAAATTTGTAGTTAAACATTCAGGAAAAAGCCATATCTTAACTAAGAAAGATAGAAAAAGAAAAAACAACTTAAAGAAAGATTTCGTAGTAACTGAAACTTTAACAAGACATATGAAAGCATTATTACCATATGGAGCAGGAAGATAATTAGTTTTATCATAAAATCAGATTTTTGTGTGAAATAATTAGGAGGAAAAGTAATGAGAGTTAAAACTGGTATAGTTAGAAGAAGAAAGCATAAAAAAGTTTTAAAAACAGCTAAAGGATTTAGAGGTGCTTCTGGTGACGTTATAAAACAAGCTAAACAAGCTACAATGAGAGCAGCAGCTTATTCAACAAGAGATAGAAAAGTAACAAAAAGAAGAATGAGACAATTATGGATCATCAGAATTAATACAGCAGCTAGATTAAATGGATTAACTTATTCAACATTAATGAATGGTCTTAAGAAAGCTGGAATCGTATTAGATAGAAAAGTATTAGCAGATATCGCTTTAAACAATGCAGCTGAGTTCGCTAAATTAGCAGAAACTGCAAAAGCAGCTTTATAATTAGTCAAGTAAATAATTAAGAGAGTTTCGTTTGAAACTCTCTTTTTTTATGTACATCTATATGTATAATGGATATTTTAAACAGAATAGTTTAACTTCATCTTTTATCTTAGCTAACTCACTATCGTTTTTAATATTATCAATAACTTTTAAGATAAAGTGACCAATAATCTCCATTTCGCTCTCTTTCATACCTCTTGTAGTCACAGCAGGAGTACCTATTCTAATTCCACTTGTAACCATAGGTTTTTCAGTATCATATGGAATTCCATTTTTATTAACTGTAATACCAGCTTTATCTAAAGCTTTTTCTACCTCTGCACCAGTAAAACCTTTAGATTTTACATCAATTAGCATCATATGGTTGTCAGTTCCACCACTTACAATTCTAAGTCCACCTTTTTCTAAAACTTTAGCTAGTGTTTGAGCATTTTTTACAATTTGTTTTTGGTATTCGATAAATTCAGAAGATAGAGCCTCTTTGAATGCCACAGCTTTAGCAGCAATAATATGCATCAATGGACCACCTTGTATACCTGGAAAAATAGTTTTATCTATTTTTTTAGCAATCTCCTCATTGTTAGTCATAATTATACCACCACGAGGTCCTCTTAGAGTTTTGTGAGTAGTTGTAGTAACTACATCTGCATATGGTACAGGAGATGGATGTACACCAGCAGCAACCAAGCCAGCAATATGAGCCATATCAACCATAAGGTAAGCTCCAACCTTATCTGCAATCTCTCTAAATCTTTTAAAGTCAATAACTCTTGAGTAAGCACTAGCTCCAGCAATAATAAGTTTTGGTTTAGTTTCTAAAGCTATCTTTTCAACTTCGTCATAATCTATCTTCTCATCATTTTGAGATACACTATAAGATACAATGTTATAGTCTTTACCTGAGAAGTTTACATTTTTACCATGAGTTAAGTGTCCACCATGATCTAGTTTCATACCTAAAATAGTATCTCCTATGTTTAGAAGAGCTTTATATACACCCATATTAGCTTGAGATCCAGAATGAGGTTGTACATTTACATAGTTTACATTAAATAATTTTTTAGCTCTTTCAATTGCTAATTTTTCTGCTACATCAACAAATTCACAACCACCATAATATCTCTTGTCAGGATACCCTTCAGCATACTTGTTAGTCATAATACTTCCAGCAGCTTCCAAAACTCCTTCAGATACAAAGTTTTCAGAGGCAATAAGTTCAATTCCCTCATTTTGTCTTTTTTTCTCCAATTCTATTGCGTCAAAAATTTCTCTATCAATTTCATAAAGTTTTTTCATATGAACCTCCATAATAAGTTATTTAAAAAACTCTTCCCACTTATCTTTTTTAAAACCGATTAAAATACCCTTGTCAGAAATAACTAAAGGTCTTTTAACTAACATACCATTAGAGGATAGAATTTCTATCATCTCATCTTCACTAGCAGTTGTAAGTTTTTCTTTTAAATTCATCTCTCTGTATAAGATTCCACTTGTATTAAAAAACTTTTTTGCAGGTAGTCCACTAAGAGCAATGTATTTTTTTAATTCCTCTTTAGTAGGATTATTTTCTACAATATGTCTACTTTCAAAATCTATTTTATTCTCTTCTAGCCATTTTCTGGCATTTATACAAGTAGAACACTTAGGATAATTAATAAATAATACTGACATAAAACATTCCTCCTTAAAATAAATGTATATTTATATTATACTAAATTTGTCATAATAAAAGCAAGATAGAAATATATAAATTGACGAATCTTATAAAAAATGGTATACTTTCTAAGTCATTTATGTCTAAAAAAATAGTATAAAAAAATAATTTAAATAAAGGAGTGAGAAAAATTTATAAGACTAAGGATATTGTATTAACGGGATTTGCACTATTTGCAATGTTATTTGGAGCTGGAAATTTAATATTTCCACCTACAGTTGGATATATAGTAGGAGATAATTGGAAGTTAGCAGCATTTGGATTTTTTATTACGGGAATAGGATTTCCATTGATGGGGATAATAGCATCTGGATTTGCAGGAACTGAATTGGATCACTTTTCAGATAGAGTATCACCAATGTTTAGTAGAGTGTTTAACACTGCTCTAATTTTGGCTATTGGACCTTTTTTAGCGATTCCAAGAACAGGGGCAACAGCTTTTGAAGTTATGATGACTCCATATGTAGGAATGGGGAATTCAACTGTAAAGTTTATATTTTTACTTATTTACTTTGGAATAGTTTTACTTTTCTCTTTAAGAGAGAGTGCTGTAATTGATAGAATTGGAAAAATTTTAACTCCAATCCTTTTAATAGTTTTAGCTATAATAATTTTTAAAGGGGTAACTACTCCAATAGGAGAATTGATCTCTACAGGGACAGAAAATAATTTTAGATTTGGATTTTACAATGGTTATCAAACAATGGACACACTTGCAGCTATAATATTTGCAAGTATAATTTTAAAGACAATAAATGGCAAGAATAAAGGTTTAGAGAGAAAAGATCAATTGATATTTCTTTTAAAAGCTAGTGCTATAGCTGTAGTAGGATTGGCTATAGTATATGGAGGATTGCTTTATATAGGGGCAACATCAACATCAGTATTAGAAAATAAGGGAACAACACAACTTTTAAATGCAATTGTTGAGAAACTTTTAGGTAAGAGTGGAAACTTATTATTAGGAGTATGTGTGGCAGGAGCTTGTTTGACAACTGCTATTGGACTTACAGCAACTGTTGGAGATTACTTTAGTTCAATCTTCAATACAAAATATGAAAAAATAGTTGTAGTAAATATATTAGTAAGTCTTATTTTTGCTAACTTTGGAGTGGATTTAATAGTGAAGATTGCTGCTCCGATATTAACATTTATCTATCCAATAGCTATAGTTTTAATTGTGCTAAATTTCTTTAAAAAGTATTTTGACGATAGAGGAATATTTATAGGTTGTGTAATTGGAGCTGGATTTATTGGTGGAATAGAGACATTACAAATGTTAGGATATTGTCCAGCAACTCTATATAGCTTCTATTTAAAATTACCATTCCAAGATTATGGATTAGCTTGGTTAATTCCTAGTGCAGTAGTTGGTGGATTATTTAGAGCAGTAGAAAAGATAAAACAAAAATAGTATAAAAAAAGAGGGGTTTTACTATAAAGTAAAACCTCTCTTTTTTAGTTGGTTACTATTTAATACCCATATGAGCAGCTATAACTACTTTTTGAACCTCTGAAGTTCCTTCATAGATCTCAGTAACTTTAGCATCTCTCATCATTCTTTCAACAGGGAATTTTTTAGAATATCCATTTCCACCAAATAATTGAACAGCTTTTGTAGTAACTTCCATAGCTACCTCAGAACAGAATAGTTTAGCCATAGATGCCATATATCCATAGTCTTCTCCTAAATCTTTCATAGTAGCAGCTCTGTAAGTCATAAATCTAGCAGCTTCTATTTTAGTTTGTAGATCAGCTATAACAAACTGAATGTTTTGGTGATGTGATATTGGTTTTCCAAGTTGCATTCTATTTTTAACATATTCAATAGCAGAATCCAAAGCTCCTTGAGCAATTCCAACAGCTTGAGCAGCCACTCCAATTCTACCTCCGTTTAAAGTAGTCATAGCAACTTTTAATCCCTCTCCTAAATTACCAAGTAGATTTTCTTCTGGGATAACACAGTTATCAAAGATTAATTCAGCAGTAGATGAACCTCTTACACCCATTTTATCTTCAGCTTCTCCAACTGAGAATCCTTTAGTTCCTCTTTCAACAATAAAAGCTGAGATGCTGTTATCTTCAAAGTTTGTTTTAGCAAATACCACAAAGATATCAGCTTCATGTGAATTAGTTATTAAAACTTTTTTTCCATTAAGTGTGTAATGATTATTCTCTTTAACTGCAGTTGTTCTAGTTCCAGCTTCAGATTCTGTCCAACCAAAAGCTCCTAATTTCTTTCCACTTGCTAAAGGAATAAGATATTTTGTTTTTTGCTCCTCATTACCATAAGTATATATAGGCCAAGAGCAAAGAGAAGTGTGTGCTGACATTATAACACCAGTAGAGGCACAAGCTTTTGATAACTCTTCAACAGCTGCTACATAAGTTAAATTATCCATTCCAAGTCCACCATATTTTTTATCAAATGGAATTCCCATAACACCATTGGCACCTAATGCTTTAATTGAATTAAAAGGGAAAGAAGCATCCTTGTCAATTTGTGCAGCTATAGGAGCAACCTCTTTAGCTGTTAACTCTCTAACTTTAGATAAAAATAATTCTTGTTCATTGGAAAATTTAAAATTCATAGTAACTTCCTAAAATATTAATTAAAAATAGTTTCTTTTATTTATGTATTGATTTTATCACAAAAATATCATAAAATAAAATTATATATATTTATTAAAATATAAGAAAAAATTATAAGAGGTGATAAGATGTTAGATTTCAGGGTTAGCACGTTTATAGAGTTATGTAGAACAAGGAATTATACTAAAACAGCTGAGAATTTACATATGACTCAACCAGCTGTGAGTCAACATATTAAATATTTAGAAGAGTTTTATGAATGTAAACTATTTTCTTATAATAAAAAGGTTCTTTCAATAACTGAGCAGGGAGAAGCATTATATAAATATTTAATCACTATGAGTTCAGATGCCAATAAGATAAAAGCTGAAATTAAAGAGATGGATCCAAGTAAGAGAACACTTCATTTTGGGGCGACATTTACAATTGGTGAATATATAATACCAAAGATAGTTTCAGCTATTTGTACTGAATATCCAGAGGTAAATATATCATTTATAATAAGGGATACAAGTGAGCTTTTAGAAGAATTGAAAAAAGGAAATATAGATTTTGCATTTATAGAGGGATTTTTTGAAAAAACTGAGTATGAAAACTATCTTTTTTCAAAGGAAAAATTTGTTGGAATATGTGCTGCTAATAATCCGATAGCTACAGAAGTTACAGAGTTTGAGGACATTGTAAAAGAGAGAATAATATTGAGAGAGAGTGGATCTGGAACAAGAGATATTTTTGAAAAGATACTATATGATAACAATCTATCTTTGAGTAATTTTAGTAAAAAATATGAGCTTGAGAATATAAGTTTGATAAAAGAGTTGGTAAAAGAGAATAAAGGAATTTCGTTTATATATGAAAGAGCAGTTGAAAAGGAGATAGCAACTAGGAAAATTGCTACAATAAATTTACAAAACTTTTTTGAAGAGAGAGAGTTTAATTTTGTATTTTTAAAGGAGAGCATACATAGAGAAGAGTATAAAAGATGGTATGATTTTATGAAAAAAGTTTATGACAACTCTAAATAAAAAAATATTTTCAAAAAATTAAAAAATATAATTGCATTTTTAAAATAATGTGTTATACTATTATAGTAAATATTTTTTATATTTTTATAAAATGAAAATAAAATTTAAATAGAGGTGAACTGTTAAATGAGCAAAAAGATAAACTTGACTACTAAAATTTTTATAGCTTTGATACTGGGGATAATTACAGGGTTGGTATTACATCCTCTAAAGGACAATGTAATAGTTAATAATTATATTGTAAATTTTGTATTTAATCTATTAGGAAATGGATTTATAAGAGCTATAAGAATGGTGGTTGTACCATTGGTACTGTGCTCATTGGTTATTGGAGCTGCTGGAATAGAGGATGTTACTAAGTTAGGAAGAATAGGGATAAAAACATTGACATTTTACCTTTCAACAACAGCAGTTGCAGTTGTATTAGCTTTAGTTGGAGGAAATATCATAAATCCTGGTAGAGGTGTTAATATAGGAGAGATTGCAACATCAGAGGTAACTATAGCTAAAACTAAACCTTTTGTAGATATACTACTAGATATGATTCCTATAAATCCTGCTGAAGCTATGGCGAATGGAAATATGTTACAGATCATAGTTTTTGCTATATTGGTAGGGATTGCAATATCACTTTTAGGAAGTAAAGCTGACAATATCAAAAGAATATTTGAAGAAGGAAATGCATTGAGTTTAAAATTGGTTGAGATGATAATGATATTCGCTCCTTTAGGGGTTTATGGGTTGATATCTAAAACATTTACAACATTAGGTTATGTTGCATTACTACCTCTTTTCAAATACTTTATAGGTGTTGTAATAATCTTAGCACTTCACTGTTTAATCACTTACCAAGGGATATTGGTTCTTTTTGGAAAGTATAATCCAATGAAATTTTTTAAGAATTTTGCTCCAACTATGATGGTTGGTTTCTCTACAGCTTCAAGTAGTGCTTGTCTACCTTCATCATTAAAATCAATGCAGGAAAATTTTGGAGTATCTAAAGCCATATCATCATTTACAATTCCATTGGGAAATACTATAAACATGGATGGAACAGCAGTAATGCAGGGAGTAGCAACTATCTTTATTGCACAGATATATGGAATAGATTTAACAATGGGAAATTATATAACAATAATACTTACAGCTACATTAGCTTCTATAGGAACAGCAGGAGTTCCAGGTGTAGGTGTGATTATGTTGGGAATGGTTTTGGTACAGATAGGACTTCCACTTGAAGGAATAGGACTTGTAATGGGAATTGATAGATTTGTAGATATGTTTAGAACAATGGTAAATGTAACTGGAGATGCAGTTTGTACTATTGTAATAGCTAAAACAGAGGGTGAAGAGTTAAAATAAATTTTTAAAAATAAAGAGCAGATTTTATAACTCATTGAAATTAACTTAGGAGTTTTATTTTAATGATTATATTGATTATCTGCTCTTTTTATTATTCTTAAATTTATTCTATTCTAAATTTTAGGAGAGAACTTAGTTAAAAATTCCTCTTTCTCTCTTACAAAAAGTTTTCCTTCAGCTTCCTTACAAATGTAGACAACTACAATTAAACCGTCTCTTTCATTAGTACAGTCAATAGCTTCTTTTATAACTTGATACTCTCTCTTGTTTTTATTGTTTATCCATATAGAGTTTTCTTTAATAGACATTAATTTTCTCCCTTGTTAAAAAGTTTTTTATTATAGTATGAATTTGAAGTGTAGATAGCAGCTAGAGGATTGTGTCCAAGTACTCTGTCTTTGACAGCGAATACAGTAACTGGTGCTTCAGAATATTTGATGAATAAGCTATCGTGTCCTACACAAAGTCCCAATAGAATATTTAGATCTGTTTTTCTTTCATTTAAAAGTTTAGCTTGCCCAATAGGATTGCACATAGGTTCAAATTCACAATATGGTCTAACTTGATGATCTCTATCTATATTGAGTAGTTCCTTGCTAATACTTCCATTTTTACAGATTAAAGACTCCACTACAAAACCGTGATATCTCAAGATATTAGCAAAAGTTTGAGCTTCCTTAGATAATCCAATACAGAATGCCAAACCTAATTTTTTAAAATTACATTTTTGAGCAAAAAGTATAATCTCTTGAACTCTAGTAAGTTGACAGTACCCTTCAGCTTCAACAAGAGCAGAGTTATGAGCTAATTTCATATTTTCCTCTTCAAGATAGTATTGTTTTAACTCCTGAATTTTTTCAAGTTCTCTACAAGGGCAGTTGCTAGGAGCCTTTGTTAAATCACCAGTTCTACAAGCATGTATTTGACATGAATCACAAGTATACATAAAAATCTCCTCCTTAAATTTAAAGTAATAACTACTTACTATTATATAACATAAAAAAAATTTTACCAAAAAAGATTGATATATATTATAAAAAAAGTTATAATGAAGAAATATAGAGGAAATAAAAAAAAATGGAGGGAAAAAATGAACTTAGTAGTAGCAGAATTTTTAAACAAATTATTTCTTTTCTTACCAACATTAATAGTGAGAGGAGTTATCTTAATAGTCGTAGTTACAGTATGGCCAAAATTAGTTGAGGTTTTAATCACAACATATAAAAAGATGTTAAAAAGAAAAAATGTGGATCCTTTATTAGAGAGTTTTACAAGCTCTATGTTAAAAACTTTATTGTACATAGTTTTATTCTTTTTAATAATTGGAATAGCAGGAGTTAAAGCAACTTCTCTTATAACTGTTTTAGGAACAGCAGGTTTAGCTGTTGGTTTGGCATTACAGGGAAGTTTAGCAAACTTAGCTGGAGGATTATTGATACT carries:
- a CDS encoding DUF1847 domain-containing protein, producing the protein MYTCDSCQIHACRTGDLTKAPSNCPCRELEKIQELKQYYLEEENMKLAHNSALVEAEGYCQLTRVQEIILFAQKCNFKKLGLAFCIGLSKEAQTFANILRYHGFVVESLICKNGSISKELLNIDRDHQVRPYCEFEPMCNPIGQAKLLNERKTDLNILLGLCVGHDSLFIKYSEAPVTVFAVKDRVLGHNPLAAIYTSNSYYNKKLFNKGEN